Proteins from a single region of Streptomyces sp. TN58:
- a CDS encoding SGNH/GDSL hydrolase family protein translates to MEMNAPYTSFVAVGDSFTEGMSDLLPDGSYRGWADLLAARLAAREPGFRYANLAVRGKLIGQIARDQVPVAAAMGADVVTLVGGLNDALRPKVDMGRVRDHLEESVELLAPSCKKLVLMRSPGRNGPVMERFRPRMEQLFATIDELAARHGALVVDLYGAPVLADPRMWDVDRLHLTAEGHRRVAEAVWQTLGLPSELDWRTELAAAEPPGWTARRSQDLSFARQHLLPWIGRRLTGRSSGDGRPAKRPELQPYGEAPPS, encoded by the coding sequence ATGGAGATGAATGCGCCTTACACCAGTTTCGTAGCGGTCGGCGACTCCTTCACCGAGGGAATGTCCGACCTCCTGCCCGACGGCTCCTACCGCGGCTGGGCCGACCTGCTGGCCGCCCGTCTCGCGGCGCGCGAGCCGGGATTCCGCTACGCCAACCTCGCGGTCCGCGGAAAGCTCATCGGGCAGATCGCGCGGGACCAGGTTCCCGTGGCGGCCGCGATGGGAGCCGACGTTGTCACGCTGGTGGGCGGGCTCAACGACGCGCTGCGCCCCAAGGTGGACATGGGCCGCGTCCGCGACCACCTGGAGGAGTCGGTGGAGCTCCTCGCCCCCTCCTGCAAGAAGCTCGTCCTGATGCGCTCCCCCGGCCGCAACGGGCCGGTGATGGAGCGCTTCCGCCCCCGCATGGAGCAGCTCTTCGCCACCATCGACGAGCTCGCCGCCCGGCACGGGGCGCTCGTGGTGGACCTCTACGGCGCTCCCGTCCTCGCGGACCCCCGGATGTGGGACGTCGACCGGCTGCACCTGACCGCCGAAGGCCACCGCCGGGTGGCGGAGGCCGTCTGGCAGACCCTGGGCCTGCCCTCCGAGCTGGACTGGCGCACCGAACTGGCCGCAGCGGAGCCGCCCGGCTGGACGGCACGCCGGTCGCAGGACCTGAGCTTCGCCCGGCAGCACCTGCTGCCCTGGATCGGCCGCCGCCTGACGGGCCGCTCCTCCGGGGACGGCCGCCCGGCCAAGCGCCCCGAACTGCAGCCGTACGGGGAAGCCCCGCCCTCGTAG
- the mug gene encoding G/U mismatch-specific DNA glycosylase, producing the protein MTPEELAAARDRVLPDVVAGGLRVLFCGINPGLLSAATGHHFARPGNRFWPVLHLSGFTPRRLAPAEQEELLAYRLGITNVVARATARADELSAEEFREGGRILTAKVEQLRPQWLAVVGVTAYRTAFGERKAQIGPQERTIGSTRIWALPNPSGLNAHWTAESMAREYARLREAATPPS; encoded by the coding sequence CTGACGCCCGAAGAGCTGGCCGCCGCCCGCGACCGCGTCCTCCCGGACGTGGTCGCGGGCGGTCTGCGTGTGCTGTTCTGCGGCATCAACCCCGGTCTCCTCTCCGCCGCGACGGGCCACCACTTCGCCCGCCCGGGCAACCGCTTCTGGCCGGTCCTGCACCTCTCCGGCTTCACCCCGCGCCGCCTTGCCCCCGCCGAGCAGGAAGAGCTCCTGGCCTACCGCCTCGGCATCACCAACGTCGTGGCCCGCGCCACGGCCCGCGCCGACGAGCTGAGCGCCGAGGAGTTCCGTGAGGGCGGCCGCATCCTGACGGCCAAGGTGGAACAGCTGCGCCCCCAGTGGCTGGCCGTCGTCGGGGTCACGGCCTACCGCACGGCCTTCGGCGAGCGGAAGGCGCAGATCGGCCCCCAGGAGCGCACCATCGGCTCCACCCGCATCTGGGCCCTCCCCAATCCCAGCGGCCTCAACGCCCACTGGACCGCCGAGTCCATGGCCCGGGAGTACGCCCGCCTCCGCGAAGCAGCCACTCCCCCGTCCTGA
- the bioD gene encoding dethiobiotin synthase, whose translation MSVVMVSGTGTEIGKTVVTAAVAAAAVAAGRSVAVLKPAQTGVGPQEPGDAAEVVRLAGSSVTAMELARYPEPLAPDTAARRSGLPTLAPAQIAEAARRLAGDHDLVLVEGAGGLLVQFDEAGHTLADAARLLGAPTLIVAPAGLGTLNSTTLTAEALRARGLTPLGVVVGSWPHSPDLAARCNLADLPKSSELPLLGAVPEGAGTLPPELFRAEAPSWLSPPLSGTWSAPSFLTAWSPPAYTPATT comes from the coding sequence ATGTCCGTAGTGATGGTGTCCGGGACGGGCACGGAGATCGGCAAGACCGTGGTCACCGCGGCCGTCGCGGCGGCGGCGGTCGCGGCGGGCCGGTCGGTGGCGGTGCTCAAGCCGGCGCAGACGGGTGTCGGCCCGCAGGAGCCGGGGGACGCCGCCGAGGTGGTGCGGCTGGCCGGCTCCTCCGTCACGGCGATGGAACTGGCCCGCTACCCGGAGCCCCTGGCCCCGGACACGGCCGCCCGGCGCTCGGGTCTGCCCACGCTGGCGCCGGCGCAGATCGCGGAGGCCGCCCGGCGGCTGGCCGGGGACCACGACCTGGTCCTGGTGGAGGGTGCGGGCGGGCTGCTCGTGCAGTTCGACGAGGCGGGCCACACGCTGGCCGACGCCGCGCGGCTGCTGGGCGCCCCGACCCTGATCGTCGCCCCGGCGGGGCTGGGGACGCTCAACTCCACGACCCTCACGGCGGAGGCCCTGCGGGCCCGGGGCCTGACCCCGCTGGGTGTGGTCGTGGGGAGTTGGCCGCACTCGCCTGACCTGGCGGCCCGCTGCAACCTGGCGGACCTCCCGAAGTCCTCGGAGCTGCCGCTCCTGGGCGCGGTCCCGGAGGGCGCGGGCACCCTTCCCCCGGAGCTCTTCCGCGCCGAGGCCCCCTCCTGGCTGTCCCCGCCCCTCTCGGGCACCTGGTCGGCCCCGTCCTTCCTCACCGCCTGGTCCCCCCCGGCCTACACCCCCGCCACCACCTGA
- a CDS encoding adenosylmethionine--8-amino-7-oxononanoate transaminase, which translates to MPDLHHPRPAGAELLALDRQHVWHPYGPMPGRQEPLVVDSAAGVRLRLADPSQGEGHDELVDGMSSWWSAIHGYNHPVLNEAVTAQLGRMSHVMFGGLTHEPAVRLAAKLVEITPAGLEHVFLSDSGSVAVEVAVKMCLQYWRSLGRTGKTRLLTWRGGYHGDTWQPMAVCDPQGGMHELWQGHLPRQVFADAPPGGFDTPVDPAYADHLRGKIAAHADELAAVIVEPVVQGAGGMRFHHPGYLRVLRELCDEYGVLLILDEIATGFGRTGALFAADHAGITPDVMCLGKSLTGGYLTLAATLCTERVADGISQGEVPVLAHGPTFMGNPLATAVALASVELLLGQDWALEVKRIEAGLREGLSAAAGIPGVRDVRVLGAIGVVQLDHAVDMAAATRAAVREGVWLRPFRDLIYVMPPFVTGDEDVNRICRAVCAAAQEG; encoded by the coding sequence ATGCCTGATCTGCACCACCCGCGCCCGGCCGGCGCGGAACTGCTCGCGCTGGACCGGCAGCACGTCTGGCACCCGTACGGCCCGATGCCCGGGCGGCAGGAGCCGCTGGTCGTCGACTCGGCCGCGGGCGTGCGGCTGAGGCTCGCCGACCCGTCCCAGGGGGAGGGCCACGACGAACTGGTCGACGGCATGTCCTCCTGGTGGTCCGCCATCCACGGCTACAACCACCCGGTGCTCAACGAGGCCGTGACCGCGCAGCTCGGCCGGATGTCGCACGTGATGTTCGGCGGGCTGACCCATGAGCCCGCCGTCCGGCTCGCCGCGAAGCTCGTCGAGATCACCCCCGCGGGGCTGGAGCACGTCTTCCTATCCGACTCGGGTTCGGTCGCCGTCGAAGTCGCCGTCAAGATGTGCCTGCAGTACTGGCGTTCGCTCGGGCGCACGGGCAAGACGCGCCTGCTGACCTGGCGCGGCGGCTACCACGGGGACACCTGGCAGCCCATGGCCGTCTGCGACCCCCAGGGCGGCATGCACGAGCTGTGGCAGGGTCACCTGCCGCGGCAGGTGTTCGCGGACGCGCCGCCCGGCGGCTTCGACACGCCCGTGGATCCCGCGTACGCCGACCACCTTCGCGGCAAGATCGCAGCGCACGCGGACGAGCTGGCCGCGGTGATCGTGGAGCCGGTGGTGCAGGGCGCCGGCGGCATGCGCTTCCACCACCCCGGCTATCTGCGGGTGCTGCGCGAGCTGTGCGACGAGTACGGGGTCCTGCTGATCCTGGACGAGATCGCGACGGGCTTCGGCCGTACGGGCGCGCTGTTCGCGGCCGACCATGCGGGCATCACCCCGGACGTCATGTGCCTGGGCAAGTCCCTGACCGGGGGCTACCTCACGCTGGCGGCGACCCTGTGCACGGAGCGGGTGGCCGACGGGATCTCGCAGGGCGAGGTACCGGTGCTCGCCCACGGCCCCACCTTCATGGGGAACCCGCTGGCCACGGCGGTGGCGTTGGCCTCCGTGGAGCTGCTGCTGGGCCAGGACTGGGCGCTGGAGGTCAAGCGGATCGAGGCCGGGCTGCGCGAGGGCCTGTCGGCCGCGGCCGGGATTCCCGGCGTACGGGACGTACGGGTGCTCGGCGCCATCGGCGTGGTCCAGCTGGACCACGCGGTGGACATGGCGGCGGCCACTCGGGCGGCGGTGCGCGAGGGCGTGTGGCTGAGGCCGTTCCGGGACCTCATCTACGTGATGCCGCCGTTCGTGACGGGCGACGAGGACGTGAACCGTATCTGCCGCGCGGTGTGCGCGGCGGCCCAGGAAGGCTGA
- a CDS encoding hemolysin family protein: MTVIQLLIGLATLVVNAFFVGAEFALISVRRSQIEPYAEQGDRRARAVLWGLEHVSALMAAAQLGITLCTLVLGVVAEPAIAHLLTPLFDLVGVPSGLTHAISFVVALALATYLHMLFGEMVPKNMALSEPVRTALLLGPPLVALTRALRPVIFAVNAFANALLRLLRVEVRDEVTATFSDDELARMVKDSSDAGLIDDRASERLHDALELGRRPVADVVLPAERVISAREGITPAGLERLSAESGYSRFPVVDAQHGILGYLHVKDALDADGESRDEPFPASALRPIAQVRAETPLDDVLTAMRRSRTHLAAVLGAADAMTGLVTMEDVLRELFGRPASA, from the coding sequence ATGACCGTGATCCAGCTGTTGATCGGCCTGGCGACCCTGGTCGTGAACGCCTTCTTCGTCGGTGCGGAGTTCGCGCTGATCTCGGTCCGGCGCAGCCAGATCGAGCCGTACGCCGAGCAGGGCGACCGGCGGGCCCGCGCCGTCCTGTGGGGGCTGGAGCACGTGTCGGCGCTGATGGCGGCGGCGCAGCTCGGCATCACCCTGTGCACGCTGGTGCTGGGTGTGGTGGCCGAGCCGGCCATCGCCCATCTGCTGACGCCGCTCTTCGACCTGGTCGGGGTGCCGTCCGGGCTGACCCACGCCATCTCCTTCGTGGTGGCGCTGGCCCTGGCGACGTACCTGCACATGCTCTTCGGCGAGATGGTGCCGAAGAACATGGCGCTGTCCGAGCCTGTGCGCACGGCGCTGCTGCTGGGGCCTCCGCTGGTGGCCCTCACGAGGGCGCTGCGGCCGGTGATCTTCGCGGTCAACGCCTTCGCGAACGCCCTGCTGCGGCTGCTGCGGGTGGAGGTCAGGGACGAGGTCACCGCGACGTTCTCGGACGACGAGCTGGCCCGCATGGTGAAGGACTCCAGCGACGCCGGGCTCATCGACGACCGGGCGAGCGAGCGCCTGCACGACGCCCTGGAGCTGGGCCGGCGGCCCGTGGCCGACGTGGTGCTGCCGGCCGAGCGGGTGATCTCGGCCCGTGAGGGCATCACTCCGGCCGGGCTGGAGCGGCTGTCCGCCGAGAGCGGGTACTCCCGCTTCCCGGTGGTCGACGCGCAGCACGGGATCCTGGGCTACCTGCATGTGAAGGACGCCCTGGACGCGGACGGGGAGTCGCGGGACGAGCCGTTCCCGGCGTCCGCGCTGCGGCCGATCGCGCAGGTGCGGGCGGAGACGCCGCTGGACGACGTGCTGACCGCGATGCGGCGCAGCCGCACCCACCTGGCGGCCGTCCTCGGGGCCGCGGACGCCATGACGGGCCTGGTGACGATGGAGGACGTGCTGCGGGAACTGTTCGGAAGGCCGGCTTCCGCGTGA
- the purB gene encoding adenylosuccinate lyase, which translates to MTAKPRIPNVLAGRYASAELAVLWSPEYKVTLERRLWLAVLRAQKDLGIEVPDAALADYERVLETVDLASIAEREKVTRHDVKARIEEFNDLAGHEHVHKGMTSRDLTENVEQLQIRLSLELARDRTVAVLARLGKLAGEHAELVMAGRSHNVAAQATTLGKRFATAADELLVAYDRLENLLDRYPLRGIKGPVGTAQDMLDLLGGDAAKLADLEQRIATHLGFAHAFTSVGQVYPRSLDYDVVTALVQLAAAPSSIAKTIRLMAGHELVTEGFKPGQVGSSAMPHKMNTRSCERVNGLMVILRGYASMTGELAGDQWNEGDVSCSVVRRVALPDAFFAFDGLLETFLTVLDEFGAFPAVVARELDRYLPFLATTKVLMGAVRAGVGREAAHEVIKEHAVASALAMREQGAERNELLDKLAADERMPLDRAQLDALMADKLSFTGAAGDQVAAVVSRIEAIAKQHPEAAGYAPGSIL; encoded by the coding sequence GTGACTGCCAAGCCCCGCATCCCCAATGTCCTGGCCGGCCGCTACGCCTCTGCGGAGCTCGCCGTCCTGTGGTCCCCCGAGTACAAGGTGACGCTGGAGCGGCGGCTGTGGCTCGCCGTGCTGCGTGCCCAGAAGGACCTCGGTATCGAGGTCCCGGACGCGGCCCTCGCCGACTACGAGCGCGTCCTCGAAACGGTCGACCTGGCCTCCATCGCCGAACGCGAGAAGGTCACCCGGCACGACGTGAAGGCCCGCATCGAGGAGTTCAACGACCTCGCCGGCCACGAGCACGTCCACAAGGGCATGACCTCCCGCGACCTGACCGAGAACGTCGAGCAGCTCCAGATCCGCCTCTCGCTGGAGCTGGCGCGCGACCGTACGGTCGCCGTACTCGCCCGCCTGGGCAAGCTGGCCGGCGAGCACGCCGAGCTGGTCATGGCCGGCCGCTCCCACAACGTGGCCGCGCAGGCCACCACCCTGGGCAAGCGCTTCGCGACCGCCGCCGACGAGCTGCTGGTGGCCTACGACCGCCTGGAGAACCTCCTCGACCGCTACCCGCTGCGCGGCATCAAGGGCCCCGTCGGCACCGCCCAGGACATGCTCGACCTGCTCGGCGGCGACGCCGCCAAGCTGGCCGACCTGGAGCAGCGGATCGCGACCCACCTCGGCTTCGCGCACGCCTTCACCTCGGTGGGCCAGGTCTACCCGCGCTCGCTCGACTACGACGTGGTGACCGCGCTGGTCCAGCTGGCCGCCGCCCCCTCCTCGATCGCCAAGACGATCCGCCTGATGGCCGGCCACGAGCTGGTCACCGAGGGCTTCAAGCCCGGCCAGGTCGGCTCTTCCGCGATGCCCCACAAGATGAACACCCGCTCCTGCGAGCGCGTGAACGGCCTGATGGTCATCCTGCGGGGCTATGCCTCGATGACCGGTGAGCTCGCCGGCGACCAGTGGAACGAGGGCGACGTCTCCTGCTCCGTGGTCCGCCGCGTGGCCCTGCCGGACGCCTTCTTCGCTTTCGACGGTCTGCTGGAGACCTTCCTGACGGTCCTCGACGAGTTCGGTGCGTTCCCCGCGGTCGTCGCCCGCGAGCTGGACCGCTACCTGCCCTTCCTCGCGACGACCAAGGTCCTGATGGGCGCGGTGCGGGCCGGCGTGGGGCGGGAGGCCGCCCACGAGGTCATCAAGGAGCACGCGGTCGCCTCCGCGCTCGCCATGCGCGAGCAGGGCGCCGAGCGCAACGAGCTGCTGGACAAGCTGGCCGCCGACGAGCGGATGCCGCTGGACCGGGCGCAGCTCGACGCGCTGATGGCGGACAAGCTCTCCTTCACCGGCGCCGCGGGCGACCAGGTCGCGGCGGTGGTCTCCCGCATCGAGGCGATCGCCAAGCAGCACCCCGAGGCGGCCGGTTACGCGCCGGGCTCGATCCTCTGA
- a CDS encoding hemolysin family protein: MTEVLLLVVALVLCLACGVFVAAEFSLTTVERSELERAVERGERGADSALAAVRTLTFQLSGAQLGITVTGLVIGMISKPSIAALLQGPFNAMGLSPSAASSTALVLGTVLSTVVLMVVGELVPKNWAISSPLAIAKRVATFQRVFSRAFRPLISHLNTTANHLVRRLGMEPTEELASARTPQELVALARHSAKEGALEKDTAELFVRTLNLADLTAENVMTPRVQVTALDVQTTAEDVANATMATGLSRFPVYRGSLDTVVGTVHIKDVLALPAEERRRRPVSQLLREPLLVPESLTVDRLLDRLSGKQTMAVVIDEYGGTAGVATLEDIVEEVVGEVRDEHDPHETPDLAPAGSDGSGRQLYSADGAARTDQLRRIGLRVPDGPYETLAGLIATELGRIPAVGDSLELDGWRLDVVDDIGRRAARVLLHAPVAATGSADGTEDAR, from the coding sequence ATGACCGAGGTCCTCCTGCTCGTCGTGGCACTGGTTCTCTGCCTTGCCTGCGGAGTCTTCGTCGCGGCCGAGTTCTCGCTCACGACCGTCGAGCGCAGCGAGCTGGAACGGGCCGTCGAGCGCGGTGAGCGCGGTGCCGACAGCGCCCTGGCGGCCGTCCGCACCCTCACCTTCCAGCTCTCCGGCGCCCAGCTCGGCATCACCGTGACCGGTCTGGTCATCGGCATGATCTCCAAGCCGTCCATCGCCGCCCTGCTCCAGGGGCCGTTCAACGCGATGGGCCTGTCACCGAGTGCCGCGTCCTCCACCGCCCTGGTCCTCGGGACCGTGCTGTCCACCGTCGTCCTGATGGTGGTCGGCGAGCTGGTCCCGAAGAACTGGGCGATCTCCTCGCCGCTGGCGATCGCCAAGCGGGTGGCGACCTTCCAGCGGGTCTTCAGCCGGGCGTTCAGGCCGCTGATCAGCCATCTCAACACCACCGCGAACCACCTGGTGCGCCGCCTGGGCATGGAGCCGACCGAGGAGCTCGCCTCCGCCCGCACCCCGCAGGAGCTGGTGGCCCTGGCCCGGCACTCCGCCAAGGAGGGCGCCCTGGAGAAGGACACGGCCGAGTTGTTCGTCCGGACCCTGAACCTGGCCGACCTGACCGCGGAGAACGTGATGACCCCCCGCGTCCAGGTCACCGCCCTCGACGTGCAGACCACCGCCGAGGACGTGGCGAACGCGACGATGGCCACCGGCCTGTCCCGCTTCCCCGTCTACCGCGGAAGCCTCGACACCGTCGTCGGCACCGTCCACATCAAGGACGTGCTGGCGCTGCCCGCCGAGGAGCGGCGCCGCCGCCCGGTGTCGCAGCTCCTGCGCGAGCCCCTGCTCGTACCGGAGTCGCTGACCGTGGACCGGCTGCTGGACCGGCTGTCCGGCAAGCAGACCATGGCCGTGGTCATCGACGAGTACGGCGGCACGGCGGGTGTGGCCACCCTGGAGGACATCGTCGAGGAGGTCGTCGGCGAGGTGCGCGACGAGCACGACCCGCACGAGACCCCCGACCTCGCCCCGGCAGGTTCGGACGGCTCCGGACGGCAGCTCTACTCCGCCGACGGCGCCGCGCGCACCGACCAGCTCCGCCGGATCGGACTGCGGGTGCCGGACGGCCCGTACGAGACCCTGGCCGGTCTGATAGCGACCGAGCTGGGCCGGATCCCGGCCGTCGGCGACAGTCTGGAGCTGGACGGCTGGCGGCTGGACGTGGTGGACGACATCGGACGCCGGGCGGCGCGGGTGCTGCTGCACGCGCCCGTCGCCGCCACCGGCTCCGCCGACGGGACGGAGGACGCGCGATGA
- a CDS encoding tetratricopeptide repeat protein yields the protein MSNQSAAAGVGLAGVMAHCGGSPVAAVELLVAAIAAAPAAMEPYTALAELWRERCSELQQSLAEDGSSSAVLAQAYFLFLEGNMDDAVMALGSVTGVRPDVAWGAAPWFGDAGFLDAVSAEALAEACLRTLDYGPDLDTDEMRERFAPWFHAVDVVSARSPVPEPLASMARLPRSCGRYELAFDLCDRADAVERVMWTAVARAATWLRMGDLTQAAVAFESALLLDPANWSLYLDLADVRADQGDFAAAASLVAQGLEHEPREVSLRAAGAAYRTRLSGSSDDLQLLISLAPELANTAYRNRLIDHACAGPKLPPSLVARAHRIRRG from the coding sequence ATGTCGAATCAGTCAGCGGCGGCGGGCGTCGGTCTCGCCGGTGTGATGGCGCACTGCGGTGGAAGCCCGGTCGCAGCCGTGGAGCTCTTGGTGGCGGCGATAGCCGCGGCCCCGGCGGCTATGGAGCCCTACACGGCCCTCGCCGAGTTGTGGCGGGAGCGGTGCTCAGAACTGCAGCAGAGCCTCGCGGAGGACGGCTCGTCGAGTGCTGTGCTTGCGCAGGCGTACTTCCTGTTCCTCGAAGGGAACATGGACGACGCGGTGATGGCTCTTGGCTCCGTGACGGGAGTGCGGCCCGATGTGGCCTGGGGCGCTGCGCCATGGTTCGGTGATGCGGGCTTCCTCGACGCGGTGAGTGCCGAGGCGCTGGCCGAGGCGTGTCTGCGGACCCTGGACTACGGTCCTGACCTGGACACTGATGAGATGCGTGAACGGTTCGCGCCCTGGTTCCATGCCGTCGACGTCGTGTCCGCCCGGAGCCCCGTTCCTGAGCCGCTCGCCTCCATGGCCCGGTTGCCCCGGTCCTGCGGCCGGTACGAGCTGGCCTTCGACCTGTGCGACCGTGCGGATGCCGTCGAGCGGGTCATGTGGACGGCAGTCGCACGAGCAGCGACCTGGCTCAGGATGGGCGATCTGACACAGGCCGCTGTGGCCTTCGAAAGCGCCTTGCTCCTGGATCCCGCCAACTGGTCCCTCTACCTGGACCTCGCAGATGTGCGCGCCGACCAGGGCGACTTCGCCGCAGCGGCGAGCCTTGTCGCACAGGGTCTGGAGCACGAACCCCGCGAGGTCTCCCTGCGTGCGGCGGGCGCCGCCTACCGCACACGCCTCTCCGGCTCATCCGATGACCTACAACTCCTGATCAGCCTGGCGCCGGAGCTCGCGAACACCGCCTACCGGAACCGGCTGATCGACCACGCCTGTGCCGGGCCGAAGCTGCCACCGAGCCTCGTCGCCCGGGCCCACCGCATCCGCAGGGGCTGA
- a CDS encoding GNAT family N-acetyltransferase, which yields MSDLHIGPAGADDLTAVLDFWKTAAEGTSISDDLAGIGLLHERDPQALLLARRDGELVGTVIAGFDGWRCHLYRLAVHPGHRRRGIGAALLAAAEERFAALGGRRADAMVLDGNVRAHPAWAAAGYGAQEQWTRWVKPVGSPPGPQG from the coding sequence ATGAGTGATCTTCATATCGGCCCCGCGGGGGCGGACGACCTCACCGCCGTACTGGACTTCTGGAAGACCGCCGCCGAGGGGACGAGCATCAGCGACGACCTCGCGGGTATCGGATTGCTCCACGAGCGCGACCCGCAGGCGCTGCTGCTCGCGCGCCGCGACGGCGAACTCGTGGGGACCGTGATCGCCGGGTTCGACGGCTGGCGCTGCCACCTCTACCGGCTCGCCGTGCACCCGGGGCACCGGCGGCGGGGGATAGGCGCGGCGCTGCTGGCCGCCGCCGAGGAGCGGTTCGCCGCGCTGGGCGGGCGGCGGGCCGACGCGATGGTGCTCGACGGCAACGTGCGGGCGCACCCGGCGTGGGCGGCGGCCGGGTACGGGGCGCAGGAGCAGTGGACGCGGTGGGTGAAGCCGGTCGGCTCGCCGCCGGGGCCGCAGGGGTGA
- a CDS encoding ABC transporter ATP-binding protein, translated as MNSIEIRELTKAYGSHRAVDGLTFDVRPGRVTGFLGPNGAGKSTTMRLLLGLDRATSGTATIGGRRYLDLPDPLHRVGALLDAHSAHGGRTARDHLRFLAAAGRIPVRRVDEVLEQAGIASVARRRIKSFSLGMRQRLGIAAALLGDPGVLLLDEPTNGLDPEGIIWIRELMRGLAAEGRTVLVSSHLMSETSAFADHLVVLGNGKVLADTSMAEFIDARSARRVRLRTSDPTRLRAALARDGFELTDSGDGRWTVEGIQAEQLGNLAAREGIPVLELSDERASLEQAYLDLTADHAQFTATN; from the coding sequence ATGAACAGCATCGAGATTCGAGAACTGACCAAGGCATACGGCTCCCACCGTGCGGTGGACGGCCTCACCTTCGATGTACGGCCCGGGCGGGTCACCGGATTCCTGGGCCCCAACGGCGCCGGGAAGTCCACCACCATGCGCCTCCTGCTGGGCCTGGACCGGGCGACCTCCGGCACGGCAACCATCGGCGGCCGGCGCTATCTGGACCTGCCGGACCCGCTCCACCGGGTCGGCGCCCTCCTCGACGCACATTCGGCACACGGCGGACGCACCGCCCGCGACCACCTCCGCTTCCTGGCCGCCGCAGGCCGCATCCCCGTCCGCCGGGTCGACGAGGTCCTGGAACAGGCCGGCATAGCCTCGGTGGCCCGGCGGCGGATCAAGTCCTTCTCACTCGGCATGCGCCAGCGCCTCGGCATAGCCGCCGCGCTGCTGGGCGACCCCGGGGTGCTCCTCCTGGACGAGCCGACCAACGGACTCGACCCCGAAGGCATCATCTGGATACGCGAGCTGATGCGCGGCCTCGCCGCCGAAGGACGCACCGTACTGGTCTCCAGCCACCTGATGTCGGAGACCTCCGCGTTCGCCGACCACCTGGTCGTCCTCGGCAACGGCAAGGTCCTCGCCGACACGTCGATGGCGGAGTTCATCGACGCCCGCAGCGCCCGGCGAGTGCGCCTGCGCACCTCCGATCCGACCCGGCTGCGGGCCGCCCTGGCCCGGGACGGCTTCGAGCTGACCGACTCCGGCGACGGGCGGTGGACCGTCGAGGGCATACAGGCCGAACAACTCGGCAACCTCGCAGCCCGAGAGGGCATCCCGGTCCTGGAACTGTCCGACGAGCGCGCCTCACTGGAGCAGGCCTACCTCGATCTCACCGCCGATCACGCGCAGTTCACCGCAACCAACTGA
- a CDS encoding ABC transporter permease yields MRAALPTVPTLHSEWIKIRSLRGTLGGLIAVLAATAGIQALTAAAIGQAEEGSMGSDPLFAAYYGVSFGQIAAMVFGAGAVSSEFHNGALRTSLAAVPNRTRFYLSKIATVGVLALLTGQVTGWATFVAGQAFMGPYALELGDPGTYRAVVGSGLYLALMALFAAGLTAVLRSGTVVLSLLIPFVLMVSFVIGEASGGAAQFLPDRAGQLVLHSQQEGSLGPWTGLGVMALWAGAAVLAGWAAVRRRDA; encoded by the coding sequence ATGCGCGCCGCTCTGCCCACCGTCCCCACCCTGCACTCGGAATGGATCAAAATACGGTCCCTGCGCGGCACCCTCGGCGGGCTGATAGCCGTCTTGGCCGCCACCGCCGGCATCCAGGCGCTGACAGCCGCGGCGATCGGCCAGGCCGAGGAAGGCAGCATGGGTTCCGATCCGCTCTTCGCCGCCTACTACGGCGTCTCCTTCGGACAGATCGCCGCGATGGTCTTCGGTGCCGGCGCCGTGTCCAGCGAGTTCCACAACGGAGCGCTGCGCACCTCCCTGGCAGCGGTGCCGAACCGCACCCGCTTCTACCTGTCGAAGATCGCGACAGTGGGCGTGCTGGCCCTGTTGACAGGCCAGGTCACCGGATGGGCGACATTCGTGGCCGGGCAGGCGTTCATGGGGCCTTACGCCCTGGAGCTCGGAGACCCCGGCACCTACCGCGCAGTCGTCGGAAGCGGCCTCTACCTGGCCCTGATGGCGCTGTTCGCAGCCGGTCTGACCGCCGTACTGCGCAGTGGAACGGTGGTGCTGAGCCTGCTCATACCCTTCGTCCTGATGGTGTCCTTCGTCATCGGCGAGGCCTCGGGCGGCGCGGCCCAGTTCCTGCCGGACCGCGCCGGGCAGTTGGTGCTGCACTCCCAGCAGGAGGGCAGCCTCGGCCCCTGGACGGGTCTCGGCGTGATGGCCCTGTGGGCGGGTGCCGCCGTGCTCGCCGGCTGGGCGGCGGTGCGCCGCAGGGACGCGTGA